AAATTCTCTCGATGACCGTCGAGCGGGTGGTGGTGGCGGTGCTCGATCCCGAGCAGAACCGCATCGTGACCATCAAGGTCAACGTCGAGGGCGAGCGGAACGTCGTGGCGGCGCCGATCACCTTGGGCGGGATCACCACCATGCCGGTGGCGATGGCGGTTTATGATGCCAAGCTCTTCTTCCTCGATTCGGGCGAGCAGGGGGCTCAGGCGGTTTTGGTGCCCTTCACCGTGTCCGAGGAGGGCCAAGTCGCGCTGAGCCCGGCCCAGGCCAAATTCGCCAATCTCGGCCCGATCGTCGTCAATTCCATCCATTGGGATAAGGCCACCCGCGAGTTCGTGGTCTACGACGCGGCCAGCGCCGACATCGTCCGTTTCAGCCCCACCGCTTTCGGCAGCCGTTGATTGACAGTCGCGTCAGCCGGGCGTTAGAGCCGAGGACGCGATGAGCAAGCCCCTGGCCGAAAACCGCAAAGCCCGTTTCAACTACGAGATTTTGGAGAAGCTCGAGGCCGGCATCGCCTTGGTCGGCAGCGAGGTGAAATCGCTGCGCGAGGGCGGGGGCAATTTGGCCGACGCCTACGCCCATTTCCAGCGCAACGAGCTGTGGCTGGCCAACCTGCATATTGCCCATTACAAGGCGGCCAACCAGTTCAACCACGAGCCGACCCGCCTGCGGAAGCTGCTGCTGCACCGGCAGGAGCTGGACCGGCTGCTGGGGAAAATCCAGGAGAAGGGCTTGACCCTGCTTCCGCTGACCTTATATTTAAAAGGTGGTAAGGTGAAGGTCGAGCTGGGCTTGGGCAAAGGCAAGAAGGCCCATGACAAGCGCGACACGATCAAGCAGCGCGAGAGCGACCGCGAATTGAAGCGGGTGAAGAAGAGCTTGAGCAAGATGTAGTTCTTTTAAAATCGGCGCCCAGCAGCGCGATCTCTTTCGGGG
The bacterium genome window above contains:
- the smpB gene encoding SsrA-binding protein SmpB, whose product is MSKPLAENRKARFNYEILEKLEAGIALVGSEVKSLREGGGNLADAYAHFQRNELWLANLHIAHYKAANQFNHEPTRLRKLLLHRQELDRLLGKIQEKGLTLLPLTLYLKGGKVKVELGLGKGKKAHDKRDTIKQRESDRELKRVKKSLSKM